In Candidatus Nomurabacteria bacterium, the following proteins share a genomic window:
- a CDS encoding valine--tRNA ligase produces the protein MDEKFLKPYDHTGVEDNIYKKWEESGYFNPDNLPGTREEKYSIIMPPPNANGRLHAGHGTDITLKDILIRYQRMQGKKTLLLPGSDHAGFETQGVYEKKLQKEGRSRFGMERDQLYKEIYDFVMENKHIMEDDVRKLGASCDWSRNTFTLQPDVVSRVQDTFIKMFEEGLIYRGLRSIHWNPKFQTSLSDIETDFEEKKDSFYYFQYGPFVIGTARPETKFGDKYVVVHPDDKRYAEYKHGQTFEIEWINGPMTATLIKDEAADPEMGSGAMTITPWHSAVDFDIAQKHNLEVEQIIDWNGKLLPIAEEFAGMRIEEARPKIVEKLKEKGLLVKVDEDYTHAVRICERTGVVVEPQIKEQWFVKMEPLTKMALTSLDKGEYKFITEQHEKIFRHWMNNPMDWNISRQIVWGIRIPAWFKGEEIKVAKECPGEGWEQDPDTFDTWFSSGQWPLMTLGYPGGKDMEYYPTSVMETGADLVFKWVPRMIMFGLYLTKEVPFKDIYFHGMMLDAKGKKMSKSKGNVLSPIDLAAEFGTDATRMSFVVANPPGANMPLSKDKVRAYKKFANKLWNISRFTFDNIAGVDFNEEKELLAVDEELIANLKDAVNGAAQNIEKYRLDLAADALYHYAWHDFADKILEDSKPILNGEDEEQKLSRQHALYQIHANILKALHPFMPFITEEIWQSVPAGYLKKSELLMVESWLE, from the coding sequence ATGGATGAGAAATTTTTAAAGCCGTACGACCATACTGGAGTCGAGGACAATATCTATAAAAAGTGGGAGGAGTCGGGATATTTTAATCCGGATAATTTACCTGGTACCCGTGAAGAAAAATACAGTATCATTATGCCGCCTCCAAACGCCAACGGTCGTCTGCACGCCGGACACGGTACAGATATTACTCTGAAGGATATTTTGATCAGATATCAGCGTATGCAGGGCAAGAAGACTCTGCTTTTGCCCGGTTCTGACCACGCAGGCTTTGAAACGCAGGGTGTTTACGAAAAGAAACTGCAAAAGGAAGGTCGTTCACGCTTTGGGATGGAGCGAGACCAGCTCTACAAAGAGATTTACGACTTCGTGATGGAAAATAAGCACATTATGGAGGATGATGTGCGCAAGCTCGGGGCCTCTTGTGATTGGTCTAGAAATACGTTTACTTTACAGCCTGATGTGGTTTCTAGGGTGCAGGATACATTCATAAAAATGTTTGAAGAAGGTCTTATCTATAGAGGTCTGCGTAGTATTCACTGGAATCCAAAGTTCCAGACTTCTTTGTCTGATATAGAGACAGATTTTGAGGAAAAGAAAGACTCTTTTTATTACTTCCAATATGGTCCGTTTGTGATTGGTACCGCGCGTCCGGAAACCAAGTTCGGTGACAAATATGTAGTAGTGCATCCTGACGACAAGCGTTATGCTGAGTATAAACATGGTCAAACCTTTGAAATAGAATGGATAAATGGCCCGATGACCGCTACGCTTATCAAAGACGAAGCGGCAGACCCTGAGATGGGTTCGGGAGCCATGACTATCACTCCGTGGCATAGTGCGGTCGACTTTGATATTGCCCAAAAACACAACTTAGAGGTAGAGCAAATAATTGATTGGAACGGCAAACTACTACCGATTGCTGAAGAATTTGCCGGCATGCGTATAGAAGAGGCGAGGCCAAAGATAGTAGAAAAGCTAAAAGAAAAAGGACTTTTGGTAAAAGTAGATGAGGACTATACTCACGCTGTACGTATCTGTGAACGAACCGGAGTAGTGGTAGAGCCACAGATAAAAGAGCAGTGGTTTGTAAAGATGGAGCCGCTTACCAAAATGGCGCTAACCTCGCTGGATAAGGGAGAGTATAAGTTTATCACCGAACAACACGAGAAGATCTTTCGTCACTGGATGAATAATCCAATGGATTGGAATATTTCCAGGCAAATCGTGTGGGGGATCCGTATACCGGCGTGGTTTAAGGGTGAAGAGATAAAGGTGGCGAAAGAGTGTCCAGGCGAAGGTTGGGAGCAAGATCCTGATACTTTTGATACTTGGTTTTCATCTGGGCAATGGCCGCTTATGACACTCGGTTATCCGGGCGGCAAAGATATGGAGTATTATCCGACTTCGGTGATGGAAACGGGTGCCGACTTGGTGTTTAAATGGGTGCCACGTATGATCATGTTTGGTCTTTATTTGACCAAAGAGGTGCCGTTTAAAGACATTTACTTCCACGGTATGATGCTTGATGCAAAAGGTAAGAAGATGAGTAAATCCAAGGGTAATGTATTGTCGCCGATTGATTTGGCGGCTGAGTTTGGTACCGACGCTACTCGCATGTCGTTTGTGGTGGCTAATCCGCCAGGAGCCAATATGCCCCTATCTAAAGATAAGGTGCGCGCCTACAAGAAATTTGCCAATAAGCTTTGGAATATCAGTCGTTTTACTTTTGATAATATAGCCGGAGTCGATTTTAATGAGGAAAAGGAACTGCTAGCGGTCGACGAGGAGCTTATTGCTAATCTTAAAGACGCGGTCAACGGGGCGGCACAAAATATCGAAAAGTATCGCCTAGACTTGGCAGCCGATGCATTGTACCACTATGCTTGGCATGATTTTGCTGATAAGATTCTAGAAGATTCAAAACCAATTCTAAATGGAGAGGATGAAGAGCAGAAGCTTTCCAGACAACATGCTCTGTATCAAATACACGCCAATATATTAAAAGCTCTACACCCATTTATGCCGTTTATTACCGAAGAGATCTGGCAATCAGTCCCGGCCGGCTACCTGAAAAAAAGTGAACTGTTGATGGTAGAATCGTGGCTTGAATAA
- a CDS encoding NAD(P)H-hydrate epimerase, translating into MEIPYITTDQMREVDHLMIQYFRIDLLQMMENAGRNLAEIAKNEFFAGDSSGRKVIVLAGTGGNGGGGLAAARHLQNHGAQVTIVLATSKYGLSKTTRRQLDILEEIGLNVVTAQSKLNFDEFDLIIDALIGYSLTGNPEDEYASLITTANSSNTPILSLDTPSGLDTTSGQSFNPCIRADITMTLALPKTGFKSTTAKEYLGKLYLADIGVPPELYKMIEIEVPKNIFTQSFITKL; encoded by the coding sequence ATGGAAATACCATACATTACCACCGACCAGATGCGCGAAGTTGATCACTTAATGATTCAGTATTTTCGAATTGATTTGCTACAAATGATGGAAAACGCGGGAAGAAACCTAGCAGAAATCGCTAAGAATGAATTTTTTGCTGGTGATAGCAGTGGCAGAAAAGTAATAGTGTTAGCCGGTACCGGCGGCAACGGTGGTGGTGGGTTAGCGGCCGCCCGGCACCTCCAGAATCACGGAGCTCAGGTAACCATCGTCCTGGCCACCAGCAAATATGGACTGAGTAAAACCACACGCCGGCAGCTAGATATTCTGGAGGAAATTGGTCTAAATGTAGTAACAGCTCAGTCTAAGCTCAATTTTGATGAGTTCGATCTAATCATCGACGCTTTGATTGGCTATTCACTTACCGGAAATCCTGAGGACGAATACGCCTCGCTTATTACTACTGCTAATTCTTCTAACACACCTATTCTTTCGCTAGACACCCCATCTGGGTTAGACACCACCAGTGGTCAATCTTTTAATCCCTGTATAAGAGCCGACATCACTATGACGCTTGCGCTACCAAAAACTGGTTTTAAATCCACAACAGCGAAGGAATACTTAGGCAAACTTTATCTCGCAGACATCGGTGTACCCCCAGAGCTTTATAAAATGATAGAAATTGAGGTACCCAAAAATATATTTACTCAAAGTTTTATTACAAAACTATAA
- a CDS encoding transposase, with translation MRIHNILRNTRGFAKAADSALKWQTMKNKQEVERRVKILTFWQKHGTNTTKDAFGVSRPTLFRWQKELNDSNGNIQALDPKSTAPKKRRVRQISPPLEQAIINWRTKRPRIGGKKLVPLLKKEGFKVSVSYVNRCISDLKELGRLPNPVKLSWYAKSGTHKEQRKTKVKKQRRPQKQGLEIDTIVRHIDGTKRYILTAIDIERRFAYARTYTSHSSNSARDFLKQLIHYTPFSIDEIQTDNGSEFAKYFHEACLTLNINHYHTYPRCPKMNAYIERFNRTVQEEHIIYHRSLLRDSIPDFNDSLNEWLYWYNHERPHEGLGLLSPMEYYREHYEIESQRW, from the coding sequence ATGAGAATACATAACATTTTAAGGAACACCAGAGGGTTTGCCAAAGCGGCTGATAGTGCTCTAAAGTGGCAGACAATGAAAAACAAACAGGAGGTCGAAAGAAGAGTTAAAATACTCACGTTTTGGCAAAAACATGGTACTAATACCACCAAAGATGCTTTTGGCGTATCTAGACCAACTTTATTTAGATGGCAAAAAGAACTAAATGATAGTAATGGTAATATCCAAGCCCTAGACCCCAAGAGTACTGCTCCTAAGAAACGAAGAGTGAGACAGATATCACCACCACTAGAGCAAGCTATTATCAACTGGCGTACTAAGCGACCACGGATTGGTGGGAAAAAGCTGGTACCGCTATTGAAGAAGGAAGGATTCAAGGTGTCAGTTTCCTATGTTAATCGCTGTATCAGTGATCTTAAAGAACTAGGTAGACTACCGAATCCAGTTAAGCTCTCTTGGTACGCTAAGAGTGGTACACACAAAGAACAAAGAAAAACCAAGGTTAAAAAACAAAGAAGACCACAAAAACAAGGTTTGGAGATAGACACTATCGTGAGACACATAGATGGCACTAAACGGTACATACTCACCGCCATAGACATAGAAAGACGGTTTGCTTACGCTCGTACTTATACCAGTCATTCTTCAAATAGTGCTCGAGACTTTCTAAAACAACTTATACACTATACCCCTTTTAGTATAGATGAGATACAGACTGATAATGGTTCAGAATTCGCTAAATACTTCCACGAAGCTTGTTTAACTCTTAACATCAACCATTATCACACTTATCCACGTTGTCCTAAGATGAATGCCTATATAGAGCGATTCAATCGTACCGTTCAAGAAGAACACATTATTTATCACCGATCCCTGCTTCGAGATAGTATTCCTGACTTCAATGATTCACTGAATGAATGGTTGTATTGGTATAACCATGAGAGACCGCATGAAGGACTGGGTCTTTTGTCGCCCATGGAGTATTATAGAGAACATTATGAGATAGAGTCTCAAAGGTGGTGA
- a CDS encoding signal peptidase I yields the protein MKAFFSTILYTLFGLIVIGLTVLFVAPATPLLSGFDVKIVKSGSMEPQIMTGAVVVIKESVQYGVGDIITFNNTDTEIPTTHRIVGTESVDGVSYFVTKGDANEERDMSLVAVGDVIGKVMVNAPYAGYVLDFARQPLGFVLLVGIPALLIVLDELVNIWQEVKRMRRPKVARKVTTPLEVAPYSPRGLDKTRPAKLMDITPIVRNELGAREEVKAATQPRMYHDIRPKMSALVTSVLVFALVTGFTSLEDISTLSYPMDIEASLDNSMQAKRVDFSVSPTTSEIDFSIEKVTNIEVIVTPDGVSATELVYDVAVEKVSGDSAFCDDVLVDAESPLIYADQFKNLADSGVSFIGSWPLNFSMAGVHNSGETCSFNLVFNGYLAGTDGMTGYIDTEIVSLNFIAETALPLVPSSSPQATFTALLPVGTSTPQPGAMSEEVSGTSSTAKEASSTEEIIDSEITGEGEGREENNDNDQGIVVEEKVQEPPVEDIEEVKDNTGQEAKEEENTPEDEEVVREEAQDTENEAVEVPQKETASVVDDETRAGVGL from the coding sequence ATGAAAGCTTTTTTCTCAACAATATTATATACACTGTTTGGTCTCATAGTAATTGGTTTGACGGTGTTGTTTGTGGCACCTGCTACTCCTCTACTCTCTGGTTTTGATGTGAAGATTGTAAAATCAGGTTCGATGGAACCGCAGATTATGACTGGAGCAGTAGTCGTAATAAAAGAGAGTGTACAGTACGGGGTTGGAGACATTATTACCTTTAACAATACTGATACTGAGATTCCAACTACCCATCGTATTGTTGGTACCGAGAGTGTTGATGGAGTTAGTTATTTTGTCACCAAAGGGGATGCAAATGAAGAGCGGGACATGAGTCTGGTGGCGGTCGGTGATGTTATTGGTAAGGTGATGGTTAATGCGCCTTACGCCGGTTATGTACTTGACTTTGCAAGGCAACCGCTAGGTTTTGTGCTTTTGGTGGGGATACCAGCGCTTTTAATTGTCTTGGATGAATTGGTGAATATCTGGCAGGAGGTTAAAAGAATGCGCAGACCTAAAGTAGCTAGGAAAGTTACGACACCACTGGAAGTGGCTCCTTATAGTCCAAGGGGACTTGATAAAACGCGGCCGGCTAAGCTAATGGATATAACTCCTATTGTAAGAAACGAACTGGGTGCTAGGGAGGAGGTAAAAGCAGCTACACAGCCTCGAATGTATCATGATATTAGACCAAAGATGTCCGCTTTGGTCACATCGGTGCTTGTGTTTGCGCTCGTGACTGGTTTTACTAGTCTGGAAGACATATCAACTCTGTCTTACCCGATGGATATTGAGGCCAGTTTGGATAATTCTATGCAAGCTAAGCGGGTTGATTTTTCAGTGTCGCCCACTACTTCCGAGATAGATTTTTCTATTGAGAAGGTAACTAATATCGAGGTGATTGTTACGCCAGACGGGGTTTCGGCCACTGAATTGGTTTATGATGTGGCGGTGGAGAAGGTAAGTGGTGATTCTGCTTTTTGTGATGATGTACTCGTAGATGCAGAATCGCCACTTATTTACGCCGATCAATTTAAAAATCTAGCCGATAGTGGAGTTTCTTTCATCGGTTCCTGGCCACTTAATTTTTCGATGGCAGGAGTACATAATTCAGGAGAGACTTGTAGCTTCAATCTAGTGTTTAACGGATATTTGGCTGGCACTGATGGTATGACCGGCTATATTGATACGGAGATAGTGAGTCTGAACTTTATAGCTGAAACCGCCTTGCCGCTTGTACCAAGTTCGAGTCCTCAAGCTACATTCACAGCTTTGCTACCGGTTGGTACTTCTACTCCACAACCCGGAGCGATGTCGGAAGAAGTCTCGGGAACATCTTCTACTGCTAAAGAGGCAAGTTCTACTGAAGAGATTATTGACTCTGAAATTACTGGTGAAGGAGAGGGAAGAGAAGAAAATAACGACAATGATCAAGGAATTGTGGTTGAGGAAAAGGTACAAGAACCACCTGTAGAGGATATAGAGGAGGTAAAGGATAATACTGGCCAAGAAGCAAAAGAGGAAGAGAATACACCGGAAGACGAAGAGGTTGTGAGAGAGGAGGCTCAAGATACAGAAAACGAGGCGGTAGAAGTTCCGCAAAAAGAAACTGCTAGCGTGGTGGATGATGAGACTAGAGCAGGTGTTGGGCTTTAG
- a CDS encoding helix-turn-helix transcriptional regulator, with the protein MKKEKEVGIEFNKDCSIRKALGIIGQKHSILIFNELLKHQVLRFGELRKVLGNLNTGTLTVTLKQLEKSGLIRRKVYSEIPPRVEYSLTDKGKELERVLLQLQDWYETWYV; encoded by the coding sequence ATGAAGAAAGAAAAAGAAGTGGGGATAGAATTCAATAAGGACTGCTCTATTCGTAAGGCACTTGGCATAATTGGACAAAAGCATTCTATTTTAATCTTTAACGAACTCTTAAAGCATCAGGTGTTACGTTTTGGCGAGCTAAGAAAAGTACTAGGTAATTTAAACACCGGAACCTTGACCGTAACCCTAAAACAGCTTGAAAAGTCAGGCCTAATCAGACGAAAAGTTTACAGTGAAATACCTCCCCGAGTGGAGTATTCACTTACTGATAAAGGAAAAGAGCTAGAAAGAGTCCTTCTGCAATTACAAGACTGGTACGAGACGTGGTATGTGTAA